One region of Pseudomonas glycinae genomic DNA includes:
- a CDS encoding response regulator — protein MLKKLGIKGRVLLLTLLPTSLMALVLGGYFTWTQQSDLQAQLMQRGEMIAEQLAPLVAPAMGHGDAELLERIATQSLEQPDVRAVTFLAPDRSPLAHAGPTMLNQAPSGDSAHLLRRSGNDATRYLLPVFGKHRNLAGELIPQESDRLLGWVELELSHNGMLLRGYRSLFASLLLIGAGLAGAALLALRMGRTINRPLSQIKQAVAQLKDGHLETRLPPLGSQELDELASGINRMAGTLQNAREELQHSVDQATEDVRQNLETIEIQNIELDLARKEALEASRIKSEFLANMSHEIRTPLNGILGFTHLLQKSELTPRQLDYLGTIEKSADSLLGIINEILDFSKIEAGKLVLDHIPFNLRDLLQDTLTILAPAAHAKQLELVSLVYRDTPLSLVGDPLRLKQILTNLVSNAIKFTREGTIVARAMLEEENDDSVQLRISIQDTGIGLSNQDVRALFQAFSQADNSLSRQPGGTGLGLVISKRLIEQMGGEIGVDSTPGEGSEFWISLNLPKTRDDAEDLPAAPLLGRRVAVLENHELARQALQHQLEDCGLDVTPFNTLESLTNGVTGAHQTDQAIDLAVLGITSNDMPPERLNQHIWDLEHLGCRVLVLCPTTELTLYHLSVPNPHSQLQSKPACTRKLRRALSDMVNPRQSRSEPGEPLSSRAPKVLCVDDNPANLLLVQTLLEDMGAKVLAVESGYAAVKAVQSESFDLVLMDVQMPGMDGRQSTETIRQWESERHCTPLPIVALTAHAMANEKRALLQSGMDDYLTKPISERQLAQVVLKWTGLALRNQAPDRGGESLLGNQELPILDHEEGLRLAAGKADLAADMLAMLLASLEADREAIRTARDHQDQNALLERVHRLHGATRYCGVPQLRAACQRSETLLKQDDPKASTALDELDRAINRLAAQAKISA, from the coding sequence GTGCTCAAGAAACTGGGAATCAAAGGTCGCGTGTTGCTGCTGACCCTGTTGCCGACCAGCCTGATGGCACTGGTGCTGGGCGGGTATTTCACCTGGACGCAGCAGTCCGACCTGCAAGCCCAATTGATGCAGCGCGGCGAAATGATCGCCGAGCAACTGGCCCCGCTGGTAGCCCCGGCCATGGGCCACGGCGATGCCGAATTGCTCGAGCGCATCGCCACTCAGTCCCTCGAGCAACCGGACGTACGCGCCGTGACCTTCCTCGCGCCCGACCGCTCGCCACTCGCCCACGCCGGCCCGACCATGCTCAATCAGGCGCCGAGCGGCGACAGCGCGCATTTGCTGCGACGCAGCGGCAACGACGCCACCCGCTATCTGCTCCCGGTCTTCGGCAAACACCGCAACCTCGCCGGCGAGCTGATCCCGCAAGAATCCGACCGCCTGCTCGGCTGGGTTGAACTGGAGCTGTCGCACAACGGCATGTTGTTGCGCGGCTACCGAAGCCTGTTCGCCAGTCTGTTGCTGATTGGCGCGGGGCTGGCCGGCGCCGCCTTGCTGGCCTTGCGCATGGGCCGCACGATCAACCGCCCGCTGAGCCAGATCAAACAGGCCGTCGCCCAGCTCAAGGACGGTCACCTGGAAACCCGTCTGCCGCCATTGGGCAGTCAGGAGCTGGATGAACTGGCGTCCGGCATCAACCGCATGGCCGGCACCCTGCAGAACGCCCGGGAAGAATTGCAGCACAGCGTCGATCAGGCCACCGAAGACGTGCGCCAGAACCTGGAAACCATCGAGATCCAGAACATCGAACTGGACCTGGCCCGCAAGGAAGCGCTGGAAGCGAGCCGGATCAAATCCGAATTCCTCGCCAACATGAGCCACGAGATCCGTACACCGCTCAACGGCATTCTCGGTTTCACCCACCTGTTGCAGAAAAGCGAGCTGACCCCGCGCCAGCTCGACTACCTGGGCACCATCGAAAAATCCGCCGACAGCCTGCTGGGGATCATCAACGAGATCCTCGATTTCTCGAAGATCGAGGCCGGCAAGCTGGTGCTCGACCATATCCCGTTCAACCTGCGCGACCTGTTGCAGGACACCCTGACCATCCTCGCCCCCGCTGCCCACGCCAAGCAGCTGGAACTGGTGAGTCTGGTGTACCGCGACACGCCGCTGTCGCTGGTCGGCGATCCGCTGCGCCTCAAGCAGATCCTGACGAATCTGGTGAGCAACGCGATCAAGTTCACCCGCGAAGGCACCATCGTCGCCCGCGCCATGCTCGAAGAAGAAAACGACGACAGCGTGCAGTTGCGCATCAGCATTCAGGACACCGGTATCGGGCTGTCGAACCAGGATGTACGCGCGTTGTTCCAGGCCTTCAGCCAGGCCGACAACTCGCTGTCGCGCCAACCCGGCGGCACCGGTCTGGGGCTGGTGATTTCCAAGCGCCTGATCGAACAGATGGGCGGCGAAATCGGGGTCGACAGCACGCCGGGTGAAGGCTCGGAATTCTGGATCAGCCTGAACCTGCCCAAGACCCGCGACGATGCCGAAGACCTGCCCGCCGCGCCGTTGCTCGGGCGCCGGGTGGCGGTGCTGGAAAATCACGAGCTGGCGCGTCAGGCCCTGCAGCATCAACTGGAAGACTGCGGCCTCGACGTCACGCCGTTCAATACCCTGGAAAGCCTGACCAACGGCGTCACCGGCGCCCATCAGACCGATCAGGCGATCGATCTGGCGGTGCTCGGCATCACCAGCAACGACATGCCGCCGGAACGCCTCAACCAGCATATCTGGGACCTTGAGCACCTCGGTTGCCGGGTGCTGGTGTTGTGCCCGACCACCGAGCTGACGCTCTATCACCTTTCGGTGCCCAACCCTCACAGCCAGCTGCAATCGAAACCGGCCTGCACCCGCAAACTCCGTCGGGCGCTGTCGGACATGGTCAACCCGCGCCAGTCGCGCAGCGAACCGGGCGAACCGCTGTCGAGCCGCGCGCCGAAAGTGCTGTGTGTCGACGACAACCCGGCCAACCTGTTGCTGGTGCAGACGCTGCTCGAAGACATGGGCGCCAAGGTGCTGGCCGTGGAAAGCGGTTACGCCGCGGTCAAGGCGGTACAGAGCGAAAGCTTCGATCTGGTGCTGATGGATGTGCAGATGCCCGGCATGGACGGACGCCAGAGCACCGAAACCATTCGCCAGTGGGAAAGCGAGCGCCATTGCACGCCGCTGCCGATCGTCGCCCTCACCGCCCACGCCATGGCCAATGAAAAACGCGCGCTGCTGCAAAGCGGCATGGACGACTACCTGACCAAGCCGATCAGCGAGCGGCAACTGGCGCAGGTCGTGCTGAAGTGGACGGGTCTTGCACTGCGCAATCAGGCGCCGGACCGAGGCGGTGAAAGCCTGCTGGGCAATCAGGAACTGCCGATTCTCGATCACGAAGAAGGTTTGCGCCTGGCTGCCGGCAAGGCGGATCTGGCGGCGGACATGCTGGCGATGCTGCTGGCCTCGCTCGAAGCCGACCGGGAAGCCATCCGCACCGCCCGCGACCATCAGGATCAAAACGCTCTGCTTGAACGGGTGCACCGCCTGCATGGCGCCACTCGTTACTGCGGTGTACCGCAATTGCGCGCCGCCTGCCAGCGCAGCGAAACCCTGCTCAAGCAGGACGATCCCAAGGCCTCGACCGCGCTGGACGAGCTGGACCGGGCGATCAATCGTCTGGCAGCCCAGGCGAAGATCAGCGCCTGA